The Gemmata palustris genome includes a region encoding these proteins:
- a CDS encoding IS1 family transposase: MWSFVGSKDQVRWVWVALDEGTRRVLAMVVGDRSAATAQRLWGALPRGYRTGVTVYTDFLASYRQAIPRARHRAVGKDTGLTAHVERFWLTLRQRCARFVRKTLSFSKCERNHLGALWYFIRLYNLCHQ; encoded by the coding sequence TTGTGGAGCTTCGTAGGGTCCAAGGATCAGGTGCGGTGGGTTTGGGTGGCCCTGGACGAGGGCACCCGTCGGGTTCTGGCGATGGTCGTCGGGGATCGGTCCGCCGCAACCGCCCAGCGCCTCTGGGGCGCATTGCCCCGTGGGTACCGGACCGGGGTCACCGTGTACACCGACTTCCTCGCCTCGTACCGCCAAGCGATCCCACGCGCCCGGCACCGGGCCGTGGGCAAGGACACGGGCCTCACCGCCCATGTCGAGCGCTTCTGGCTCACCCTCCGCCAGCGATGCGCCCGGTTCGTGCGAAAGACCCTCTCGTTCTCCAAGTGCGAGAGGAATCATCTCGGGGCACTTTGGTACTTTATCCGGCTCTATAACCTGTGCCATCAGTAA
- a CDS encoding IS1/IS1595 family N-terminal zinc-binding domain-containing protein, which produces MSKSATALAPIPPCPRCSGTHVVRNGANASGTPVFRCQACRRRFVAAPKKGPVGASDQALVLRLLGERVGIRAIARITGRSRSWIQGFVNALYRDDTPRDPGPPPKSPVRS; this is translated from the coding sequence ATGAGCAAATCGGCTACCGCCCTGGCCCCGATCCCGCCGTGCCCCCGGTGCTCGGGAACTCACGTGGTCCGGAACGGGGCCAACGCTTCTGGCACTCCGGTGTTCCGCTGCCAGGCGTGCCGCCGGCGGTTCGTGGCCGCTCCCAAGAAGGGTCCGGTCGGCGCGTCCGACCAAGCCCTGGTGCTCCGGTTGCTGGGCGAGCGGGTCGGGATCCGAGCCATCGCCCGGATCACCGGCCGGTCCCGGTCTTGGATCCAAGGGTTCGTCAACGCCCTGTACCGGGACGACACCCCGCGCGACCCGGGACCGCCCCCAAAAAGTCCGGTCCGGTCGTGA
- a CDS encoding FG-GAP-like repeat-containing protein, giving the protein MFKWLTRTPKRSSSLRALRPAFRLERLEAREVPAVLIQLDYSRDVGGFFNNAEARAVMERAANELGNSLSANLSAIIPSGGNTWTASFFDPATGGQTSVANLAVGANTLRIYVGARALTGGEAGFGGFGGYGISGSQAWINTIQTRGHSGFAPWGGSITFDSTQTWHYGQTTDGLDRNELDFYSVATHELGHVLGIGTATQWTNLSRNGYFYGANANALYGGPVPLAPGGGHWADGATLGGQALSLDPTLTYGTRVSWSALDAAALRDLGWGAPVAAPATPTFTAVPVASQNAVAFTGNTDGTVSLFVVSNGVLTDTGRRLTPFAGYRGALRVASGDFNGDGVTDYAFTTGAGPQAVVQLMDGRDGSIMVGQTVIFQGFTGGLFLAAADIDHDGKSELVVSADAGAGPHIQTFRIEGGGLRVQSSFFAFDNPAFRGGARVAAGDINRDGFADVIVTTGGQAEGRVAVYSGADLRNATATRLLPDFIAFAGLWSGLNAAVGDMDGDGFAELAIAPDRGPAHIKVWSGATLTNNPGIQANDLPLVGSFYAFAPTDPSGARLALRDTNGDGRAELVAASANRSSSYARVFSFEQMQAGGANAPFTAPFGTPITYDGLYAGLHTASTTNTTDTNQQSAPVPVEAPKASDAIYTASADPMKHKCSCAGCTFLAQLAGSATGVDELLSTIPVA; this is encoded by the coding sequence ATGTTCAAGTGGCTGACGCGAACCCCGAAGCGCTCCTCGTCGCTGAGAGCTCTGCGTCCCGCTTTTCGGCTCGAACGGCTCGAAGCGCGCGAAGTGCCCGCGGTCCTGATCCAGTTGGACTACTCGCGCGACGTCGGCGGGTTCTTCAACAACGCGGAAGCCCGCGCGGTGATGGAACGGGCCGCGAACGAACTGGGCAACAGCCTGTCGGCCAACCTCTCGGCCATTATTCCGTCCGGAGGCAACACCTGGACCGCCTCCTTCTTCGATCCCGCGACCGGCGGCCAAACCAGTGTGGCGAACCTCGCGGTCGGCGCGAACACGCTCCGCATCTATGTGGGCGCTCGCGCTCTGACGGGCGGGGAAGCGGGGTTCGGCGGGTTCGGCGGGTACGGCATCTCCGGGAGCCAGGCCTGGATCAACACGATCCAAACGCGCGGGCACTCCGGGTTCGCCCCGTGGGGCGGGAGCATCACGTTCGATAGCACCCAGACCTGGCACTACGGCCAAACCACGGACGGGCTCGATCGGAACGAACTGGACTTCTACTCGGTCGCGACTCACGAACTCGGTCACGTCCTCGGGATCGGTACCGCGACCCAATGGACCAATTTGTCGCGCAACGGTTACTTCTACGGAGCGAATGCGAACGCGCTTTACGGCGGGCCGGTGCCGCTGGCCCCGGGCGGCGGGCACTGGGCGGACGGGGCCACTCTCGGCGGGCAAGCGCTAAGTCTCGATCCGACGCTGACCTATGGAACACGGGTGAGCTGGTCGGCCCTGGACGCTGCGGCCCTGCGGGATCTGGGTTGGGGCGCGCCGGTGGCAGCGCCCGCGACGCCGACGTTCACCGCGGTGCCGGTCGCGAGCCAGAACGCGGTTGCGTTCACCGGGAACACGGACGGCACGGTGTCGCTGTTCGTCGTCTCCAACGGTGTTCTGACCGATACCGGTCGGCGCCTGACACCGTTCGCCGGGTACCGCGGTGCTCTCCGGGTCGCGAGCGGCGACTTCAACGGCGACGGCGTGACCGACTACGCCTTCACCACGGGTGCCGGTCCGCAGGCCGTCGTTCAACTGATGGACGGGCGCGACGGCAGCATCATGGTGGGTCAGACGGTCATCTTCCAGGGGTTCACGGGCGGGTTGTTCCTGGCCGCGGCGGACATCGATCACGACGGGAAGTCCGAACTGGTCGTTTCGGCCGATGCGGGCGCCGGTCCGCACATCCAGACGTTCCGCATTGAGGGCGGTGGGCTCCGGGTGCAGTCGAGTTTCTTCGCGTTCGACAACCCGGCGTTCCGTGGAGGTGCTCGCGTTGCAGCGGGGGACATCAACCGCGACGGGTTCGCGGACGTGATTGTAACGACCGGCGGACAGGCCGAGGGGCGCGTCGCGGTTTACAGCGGGGCCGACTTGCGGAACGCTACGGCGACCCGGTTGCTGCCCGACTTCATCGCGTTCGCTGGCTTGTGGTCGGGTTTGAACGCGGCGGTTGGCGACATGGACGGGGACGGGTTCGCGGAACTGGCGATCGCCCCGGACCGCGGACCGGCACACATCAAGGTGTGGTCCGGTGCGACCCTGACCAACAACCCCGGCATCCAGGCGAACGATTTACCGTTAGTGGGAAGCTTCTACGCATTCGCGCCGACCGATCCGAGCGGCGCGCGGTTGGCACTGCGCGATACGAACGGCGACGGCCGCGCCGAACTCGTCGCGGCCAGTGCGAACCGGAGCAGTTCCTACGCTCGCGTGTTCAGCTTCGAGCAAATGCAGGCGGGCGGGGCGAACGCGCCGTTCACCGCACCGTTCGGCACGCCAATTACTTACGACGGGCTCTACGCCGGGTTGCACACTGCTTCGACAACGAACACGACCGACACGAACCAACAGTCGGCACCTGTCCCTGTGGAAGCGCCCAAAGCCAGCGACGCGATCTATACCGCATCGGCCGACCCGATGAAGCACAAGTGCTCGTGCGCCGGCTGCACGTTCCTGGCACAGTTAGCGGGCTCTGCGACCGGGGTGGACGAATTGCTCTCGACGATCCCCGTTGCGTGA
- a CDS encoding molybdopterin molybdotransferase MoeA, which produces MTESGKPPFFDVRMRGFRERASVDAVLALLEVRTAVLGGETVPLLGAAGRVLVEPVVSGVDVPGFARSAMDGFAARAADTAGTPVPLAVIGESLPARPFVGEVGPGEAVRITTGAPIPTGADAVLMAEFARIEPDGRVLPSAVLAAGKHVVRIGEDVARGSEVLPAGRRLRPQDVGVLASIGAATVQVVRRPRVAILVTGNELLPPGFVPEGVRIVDSNSPMLTALAIRDGADVLPVQYIRDDYQAVRDALRAAATIADVVLCSGGTSVGVEDHTPRAVAELGELVVHGVALRPAAPLGVGFVPASGTSKEQTAPSPLHPFTPSPPLFLLPGNPVSCLCAYDLFAGRVVRRLGGLTWELPYKKVALPLTQPIASAVGRVDYVRVKCEAGGVAPVASGGASNLSSAVVADGFVLVPPERDNYAPGETVDVWLFG; this is translated from the coding sequence ATGACCGAATCGGGCAAGCCCCCGTTCTTTGACGTGCGGATGCGCGGGTTCCGCGAACGTGCCAGTGTGGACGCGGTTCTCGCACTCCTGGAAGTGCGAACAGCCGTGCTTGGAGGCGAAACCGTTCCGCTACTCGGTGCCGCCGGGCGCGTCCTCGTGGAACCGGTCGTGTCCGGGGTCGATGTGCCGGGCTTTGCCCGCTCCGCGATGGACGGTTTCGCAGCGCGCGCTGCTGACACAGCCGGGACGCCGGTTCCGCTCGCAGTGATAGGTGAGTCACTTCCCGCGCGCCCGTTCGTGGGCGAAGTGGGACCGGGGGAGGCCGTGCGAATCACAACCGGCGCGCCGATCCCCACGGGAGCCGACGCGGTGCTGATGGCGGAGTTCGCGCGGATCGAACCGGACGGTCGCGTGTTACCGAGTGCAGTGCTGGCGGCGGGCAAGCACGTCGTTCGCATCGGCGAAGACGTGGCGCGCGGGAGTGAAGTGTTACCCGCGGGGCGCCGGCTCCGGCCACAGGATGTGGGCGTGCTCGCTTCGATTGGCGCAGCGACCGTACAAGTCGTGCGTCGACCGCGTGTCGCGATTCTGGTAACCGGGAACGAACTGCTCCCGCCCGGTTTCGTGCCCGAAGGCGTCAGGATTGTCGACAGCAACTCACCAATGCTGACCGCACTCGCAATTCGCGACGGCGCGGACGTGCTCCCCGTGCAATACATCAGGGACGACTATCAGGCCGTGCGCGACGCGCTCCGCGCGGCCGCGACCATTGCGGACGTGGTGCTCTGCTCCGGTGGCACTTCGGTCGGGGTGGAGGACCACACCCCACGCGCTGTGGCCGAGTTGGGCGAACTCGTCGTGCACGGTGTGGCACTGCGACCGGCAGCTCCCCTGGGAGTCGGGTTCGTGCCCGCTTCGGGAACGAGTAAAGAGCAAACGGCCCCTTCACCCCTTCACCCCTTCACCCCTTCACCTCCTCTCTTCCTCCTGCCCGGTAACCCCGTCTCGTGTTTGTGTGCCTACGACCTGTTCGCCGGGCGCGTGGTTCGGCGACTCGGCGGCCTGACCTGGGAACTCCCTTATAAGAAGGTCGCGCTCCCACTCACGCAGCCGATCGCGTCCGCGGTGGGGCGCGTCGATTACGTGCGCGTGAAGTGCGAGGCCGGCGGGGTCGCACCGGTCGCGTCGGGCGGCGCATCGAACCTCAGTAGCGCGGTGGTCGCGGACGGCTTCGTGCTCGTACCGCCCGAGCGCGATAATTACGCGCCCGGCGAAACGGTAGACGTGTGGCTGTTTGGATAA
- the tsaB gene encoding tRNA (adenosine(37)-N6)-threonylcarbamoyltransferase complex dimerization subunit type 1 TsaB: MNESWLVLETSGRTARVGLARGDSLVGSAELDSSRRHARDMISTVDALLKAESLGPGDLTGVMVSRGPGSYTGLRVGLMTAKALAYATGCELRAVDTFAAIAHQSPAEATHVWVIADALQGLVYAQRFVRQHDGWLPTNHLQILTAVAFVVGVAADDVVTGPGVGVYDAQIPTTNARAPETDREPRVESVFAVGRKLAPLTKEELFALEPLYLRGSSAEEKAKEPRG; encoded by the coding sequence ATGAACGAAAGTTGGCTCGTCCTTGAAACGTCCGGGCGCACCGCCCGCGTGGGCCTGGCGCGCGGGGACTCGCTCGTCGGCTCGGCCGAACTCGATTCGTCGCGCCGGCACGCGCGCGACATGATTTCCACCGTTGATGCGCTCCTGAAGGCCGAATCACTCGGGCCGGGTGACTTGACCGGCGTCATGGTGAGTCGCGGACCGGGCAGCTACACGGGCCTGCGCGTCGGGCTGATGACCGCAAAAGCACTCGCCTACGCGACCGGCTGCGAACTCCGTGCGGTGGACACGTTCGCTGCGATCGCGCACCAGTCGCCGGCGGAAGCTACACACGTTTGGGTGATCGCGGACGCGCTTCAAGGGCTGGTCTACGCGCAACGATTCGTGCGACAGCACGACGGCTGGCTCCCCACGAACCATCTTCAAATTCTTACTGCCGTTGCGTTTGTCGTGGGTGTGGCGGCCGATGATGTGGTGACCGGGCCGGGTGTGGGTGTGTACGATGCGCAAATCCCCACTACTAACGCCCGCGCGCCAGAAACCGACCGCGAGCCGCGCGTGGAGAGTGTGTTCGCGGTCGGGCGAAAGCTGGCGCCGCTTACAAAGGAAGAGTTGTTCGCACTGGAGCCGCTTTACCTGCGCGGCAGTTCGGCGGAGGAGAAAGCAAAAGAGCCGCGCGGGTAA
- a CDS encoding ribonuclease HI family protein gives MSDTATMHIDGASRGNPGPAAYAVVLARPGMPVVEEADTIGTASNNVAEYTALVEGLSLAVELGVKKLNVFSDSELMVKQMSGAYKVKNEDLRPLYEEACKLRRQFEQITITHVRREQNTRADAIGNDALDGRPRKRGGPTPPAPLLSGKGEQARDLFATEATLFDREGSASPFPDRRGAGGVGSSSTSDAPIRADAIQCLADAAQHWAANGLKGLPPEAVWEQLWSLLDEAGVLKKKKAK, from the coding sequence ATGTCCGATACGGCCACCATGCACATCGACGGCGCGTCGCGCGGCAACCCGGGGCCAGCGGCCTACGCCGTGGTCCTCGCGCGCCCGGGAATGCCCGTCGTCGAAGAGGCGGACACCATCGGCACCGCGTCGAACAACGTGGCGGAATACACCGCGTTGGTCGAAGGGTTATCGCTCGCGGTCGAACTCGGCGTGAAGAAGCTGAACGTCTTCAGCGACAGCGAGTTGATGGTGAAGCAGATGAGCGGCGCGTACAAGGTCAAGAACGAAGACCTGCGCCCGCTGTACGAAGAGGCGTGCAAGCTCCGGCGGCAATTCGAGCAGATCACGATTACGCACGTGCGCCGCGAGCAAAACACCCGCGCGGACGCGATCGGCAACGACGCCCTCGATGGCAGACCGCGGAAGCGGGGGGGGCCTACCCCTCCGGCCCCCCTCCTGTCCGGGAAGGGGGAGCAGGCGCGCGATCTCTTTGCGACTGAAGCAACATTATTTGACCGCGAAGGGTCTGCCTCCCCCTTCCCGGACAGGAGGGGGGCCGGGGGGGTAGGTTCTTCCAGTACCTCCGACGCCCCCATTCGCGCGGATGCGATTCAGTGTCTCGCGGACGCCGCCCAACACTGGGCCGCGAACGGGCTGAAGGGGCTACCGCCGGAGGCGGTGTGGGAACAGTTGTGGTCTCTGTTGGACGAAGCGGGTGTGCTGAAAAAGAAAAAGGCGAAGTGA
- a CDS encoding PEP/pyruvate-binding domain-containing protein, which produces MPDILFFDEISDAEANLVGGKGLSLGKTARAGLPVPAGFVVTTQAYRRLVDRGIRADSGFVRAVAGAYETLGSGLVAVRSSAIAEDAADTSFAGQQETILGVKGDESLLNAIERCWRSLFTERAVAYRAKQNVEAAGLAMAVVVQKLVQAESAGVLFTRDPLDPDGQRMLAEASWGLGEVVVSGRVQPDRFTLDHATGAVLTRALGSKAVRVTAGVEEHVPPNLQRQFCLSDAALAQLVDLGRKVEAFYGDPRDIEWAFVDDTFHLLQARPITVAGAAEREQVRQAVIAELKTKADPRGTAWVRYNLSEVLPEPTPMTWAVVQRLLAADGGFGAMNRDLGAKPDPALGSLSGFDLVAGRPMANLSRLPRMQFARPPLEYPLGTYKKEPHKALDPKPVLNPLAGQGCVLGLLALPGTILGLTRLMNTTKKQSADFAQKFETETAPAFATAAKQALAQNWSALEPPALVREFETWTNKTLVEFARDSLKPTVFADLAWSELFEQLKPKLGADRARATVGELSLGAAPPGEANLPGGIRDLANERITRAAFLEQFGHRSTNEMELAQPRWSEAPQELDKLVRGTAGREHTAVAADVDKIAAEAKFGEPYRDQLAAKVQRLRTYLGLREAGKHYLLLGFAVIRRALVELDRRFELNGGIFFLTPVDLPDLLAKKDLSAKITAARKKRQTELSLEVPQVLFSDDLDAIGRPLPEPVGGDKLEGVALSAGVAEGPALVLTEPTAAPPEGGYILVCPSTDPAWVPLFVHAKGLVMETGGVLSHGAIVAREFGLPAVAGLPNATQQLKTGQMLRVDGGRGTVTIVGGAGT; this is translated from the coding sequence ATGCCGGACATTCTGTTCTTCGACGAGATCAGCGACGCGGAAGCGAACCTCGTCGGCGGAAAGGGACTGAGTCTCGGCAAAACGGCACGGGCGGGTTTGCCGGTCCCGGCCGGGTTCGTCGTCACGACGCAGGCGTACCGGCGGCTCGTGGACCGCGGCATCCGCGCCGACTCCGGGTTCGTGCGCGCGGTGGCAGGCGCTTACGAAACTCTGGGGAGTGGATTGGTCGCGGTGCGTTCGAGCGCCATCGCCGAGGACGCGGCCGACACCAGTTTCGCCGGTCAGCAGGAAACGATTCTCGGTGTGAAAGGTGATGAGTCGCTACTGAATGCGATCGAGCGCTGCTGGCGCTCACTGTTCACCGAGCGTGCGGTCGCTTACCGCGCTAAGCAGAACGTCGAAGCTGCCGGCCTCGCGATGGCGGTCGTGGTGCAGAAACTCGTGCAGGCGGAATCGGCCGGCGTGCTCTTCACACGCGACCCGCTCGACCCGGATGGTCAGCGGATGCTCGCGGAGGCATCTTGGGGGTTGGGCGAGGTCGTCGTATCGGGTCGCGTGCAGCCCGACCGGTTCACGCTCGACCACGCAACGGGCGCGGTTCTTACCCGCGCGCTCGGCTCAAAGGCGGTTCGCGTCACGGCCGGTGTCGAAGAGCACGTTCCGCCAAACCTTCAGCGGCAGTTCTGCCTGAGTGACGCAGCACTGGCACAACTCGTGGACTTGGGACGCAAGGTCGAAGCGTTCTACGGCGATCCCCGCGACATCGAGTGGGCCTTTGTCGATGACACGTTTCACCTGCTACAAGCGCGGCCAATTACGGTGGCGGGTGCGGCCGAACGCGAACAGGTGCGCCAGGCCGTTATCGCGGAGTTGAAGACCAAGGCTGATCCGCGTGGAACCGCGTGGGTGCGATACAACCTCAGCGAGGTGCTCCCCGAACCAACCCCCATGACCTGGGCCGTCGTGCAGCGCTTACTTGCGGCCGATGGCGGCTTCGGCGCGATGAACCGCGACCTCGGTGCTAAGCCCGATCCCGCCCTCGGCTCCCTGTCCGGGTTCGATCTCGTCGCCGGTCGGCCGATGGCGAACTTGTCGCGCCTTCCGCGCATGCAGTTCGCCCGCCCGCCGCTCGAGTACCCGCTGGGCACGTACAAGAAGGAACCGCACAAGGCGCTCGACCCGAAGCCGGTGCTGAACCCGCTCGCGGGTCAGGGCTGCGTGCTCGGGCTCCTCGCGCTGCCGGGCACGATCCTGGGACTCACGCGGTTGATGAACACCACGAAAAAGCAATCGGCCGACTTCGCGCAAAAGTTCGAGACTGAAACCGCGCCCGCGTTCGCAACCGCCGCGAAGCAGGCACTTGCACAAAATTGGTCCGCGCTAGAGCCTCCCGCACTCGTGCGCGAATTCGAGACGTGGACGAACAAAACACTCGTCGAATTCGCCCGCGACAGCCTGAAACCCACAGTGTTCGCGGACCTCGCGTGGAGCGAATTGTTCGAGCAACTCAAGCCGAAGCTCGGTGCCGATCGCGCCCGCGCCACGGTCGGCGAACTCAGCCTCGGCGCTGCGCCGCCGGGAGAGGCCAATTTGCCGGGCGGGATTCGCGACCTGGCGAACGAGCGAATCACGCGCGCGGCGTTCCTGGAACAGTTCGGCCACCGCAGCACGAACGAAATGGAACTCGCGCAACCGCGCTGGAGCGAAGCACCGCAGGAACTCGACAAACTGGTGCGCGGAACTGCGGGGCGCGAGCACACGGCCGTTGCCGCCGATGTGGACAAGATCGCGGCCGAAGCGAAATTCGGTGAACCGTACCGCGACCAACTCGCCGCGAAGGTCCAGCGCCTGCGCACATACCTCGGACTGCGCGAAGCCGGCAAACACTACCTACTGCTAGGCTTCGCCGTTATTCGTCGTGCGCTCGTGGAACTGGATCGCCGATTCGAGCTGAACGGCGGCATCTTCTTCCTCACACCGGTCGATTTGCCCGATCTGCTCGCCAAGAAGGATCTCTCCGCGAAGATCACCGCCGCGCGCAAGAAGCGGCAAACGGAACTCTCGCTCGAAGTGCCGCAGGTACTGTTCAGCGACGACCTCGACGCGATCGGCCGACCGCTCCCCGAACCCGTCGGCGGTGACAAACTCGAAGGCGTGGCACTCTCCGCGGGCGTAGCGGAAGGCCCGGCGCTCGTGCTCACCGAACCAACTGCAGCGCCACCCGAAGGCGGATACATCCTCGTGTGCCCGTCCACGGACCCGGCCTGGGTTCCGCTATTCGTTCACGCGAAGGGGCTCGTGATGGAAACGGGCGGCGTGCTCTCACACGGCGCGATCGTGGCTCGCGAGTTCGGCCTGCCTGCGGTGGCTGGCTTGCCCAACGCGACGCAGCAACTCAAAACGGGCCAGATGCTCCGCGTCGACGGCGGACGGGGAACAGTGACAATCGTAGGCGGAGCGGGAACGTAA
- a CDS encoding type II secretion system protein: MKAISVLLLVLLVGVVPADDTPPPAPKLPLGKETTYVTGPLDKHGYIDYEAALNAEMSKGISPEKNANALLALVVGPAPEGGDGIPLDYYKWLDIPVPPKQGDYFVGVYAYVHDKLGISGERLEAVFEAQSRVSQRPWVPKDCPPLAEWLTANQKPLALATEALKRPEYFNPLVSRRKEGDSSNLIGALLPSVQRYRELAFAFSARAMLRLQDKKFDEAWEDILTCHRLGRLVTRGATLIEALVGIAITQIASTATVTYLERADLTSKQALKCQKDLRELPHSAPLADKIGVCERMMGLDALQLIRRGMGGMSGLAGLVGNEAPVIADEKKALEMMDWTTVMQTMNKWYDRLGAAMKMKDRAARAKEFEKIEEEYKATKKVMEDAEKMKKLLNEKDAGKVVGKALGDVLMGLLSPAVQKVQSAHDRSEQVTANLQIAFALAAYNKDHGRYPAKLADLAPKYIASIPDDVFVGKPLTYKPSEKGYLFYSVGVNGKDDGGNSYDDDPRGDDLRVKMPQPALKK, encoded by the coding sequence ATGAAAGCCATTTCGGTTCTGTTACTCGTACTTCTCGTTGGCGTCGTTCCTGCGGACGATACCCCACCACCCGCGCCGAAACTGCCCTTGGGCAAAGAGACGACCTACGTCACCGGCCCGCTCGACAAGCACGGGTACATCGATTACGAGGCCGCACTGAATGCCGAGATGAGCAAGGGAATTTCGCCCGAGAAGAACGCGAACGCGCTGCTCGCCCTTGTGGTCGGCCCGGCGCCCGAGGGCGGCGACGGTATTCCGCTCGACTACTACAAGTGGCTCGATATCCCGGTCCCGCCGAAGCAGGGCGATTACTTCGTTGGGGTGTACGCCTACGTTCACGACAAGCTCGGTATTTCGGGCGAGCGGTTGGAAGCGGTTTTCGAGGCGCAAAGCCGGGTTTCGCAGCGCCCGTGGGTACCCAAGGATTGTCCGCCGCTGGCCGAATGGCTGACGGCCAACCAGAAGCCCCTGGCGCTCGCCACCGAAGCCCTGAAGCGGCCCGAGTATTTCAACCCGCTCGTGTCGCGCCGGAAGGAGGGCGATTCGAGCAACCTGATCGGCGCGCTGTTGCCCTCCGTTCAGAGGTACCGTGAACTGGCCTTTGCGTTCTCCGCTCGCGCGATGCTCCGGTTGCAAGACAAGAAGTTCGACGAGGCGTGGGAAGACATACTCACGTGCCACCGACTGGGCCGACTCGTCACGCGCGGCGCCACGCTGATCGAAGCTCTCGTCGGCATCGCTATCACTCAAATTGCCAGCACCGCGACGGTGACCTATCTGGAACGCGCCGATCTCACGTCCAAGCAAGCCCTGAAGTGCCAGAAGGACTTGCGCGAGCTCCCGCACTCGGCTCCACTGGCCGACAAGATCGGTGTCTGCGAGCGCATGATGGGGCTCGATGCGCTGCAGTTGATTCGCCGCGGGATGGGCGGGATGAGCGGGCTGGCGGGACTCGTGGGGAACGAGGCGCCCGTCATCGCGGACGAAAAGAAGGCGCTTGAAATGATGGACTGGACCACGGTCATGCAAACGATGAACAAGTGGTACGACCGCCTCGGCGCTGCGATGAAGATGAAGGACCGCGCGGCGCGGGCCAAAGAGTTCGAGAAAATCGAAGAGGAGTATAAGGCGACCAAGAAGGTGATGGAGGACGCGGAGAAGATGAAGAAACTCCTGAACGAGAAGGACGCGGGAAAGGTGGTCGGGAAGGCTCTGGGCGATGTGCTGATGGGCCTACTTTCACCGGCCGTCCAGAAGGTGCAATCGGCACACGACCGCTCCGAGCAGGTGACGGCCAACCTCCAGATCGCGTTCGCGCTGGCGGCTTACAACAAGGACCACGGGCGCTACCCGGCCAAACTCGCGGACCTCGCGCCCAAGTACATCGCCAGCATCCCCGACGACGTTTTCGTGGGCAAACCGCTCACCTACAAACCGAGCGAGAAGGGGTACCTGTTCTACAGCGTCGGGGTGAACGGCAAGGACGACGGCGGTAACTCATACGATGACGACCCGCGCGGCGACGACCTGCGCGTAAAAATGCCGCAGCCCGCGCTGAAGAAGTAA